In Bacillus cereus ATCC 14579, a single window of DNA contains:
- a CDS encoding DMT family transporter, translating into MKQEKSIALPLAISIIAISFAAVFVKMSSAPSSILSMYRLWIIVLIMLPIVWKKREEFNRIQMKDWGFLIGSGFFLALHFLLWFESLKHTTVASSTIILALQPIVSLVGGFFLFKERTTYSAIATMGIAILGVMCIGWGDLGLSKQAIYGDILSFLSVIAVVGYLFIGQTTVKKVSHWIYSFTVFAFAGLFMGIYNVILQVPFTGYTRWDWTVFLLLAIVPTVSHVINTWLLNYVNATPISMSILGEPVGASILAFCLLGEKLNAMQIIGSMLVLFGVSVFLLQQQKRTAKNVVNEPVYTQEL; encoded by the coding sequence TTGAAACAAGAAAAATCAATCGCACTACCATTGGCTATTTCTATAATTGCCATTTCCTTTGCAGCAGTTTTTGTAAAGATGTCCTCAGCACCATCTTCAATATTAAGTATGTACCGCTTATGGATTATCGTACTTATTATGCTGCCTATCGTATGGAAAAAAAGAGAGGAATTTAATAGGATTCAAATGAAAGATTGGGGCTTTTTAATTGGATCTGGTTTCTTTTTAGCACTTCATTTTCTTTTATGGTTTGAATCTTTAAAGCATACAACAGTTGCTAGTTCAACAATTATTTTGGCGCTTCAACCAATCGTATCTTTAGTTGGAGGTTTTTTTCTATTTAAAGAAAGAACAACATATTCAGCCATTGCAACGATGGGAATCGCTATTTTAGGAGTAATGTGCATTGGTTGGGGAGATTTAGGTTTAAGTAAGCAAGCAATTTATGGTGACATATTATCCTTTCTAAGTGTAATAGCAGTTGTCGGTTATTTATTTATCGGGCAAACGACAGTGAAGAAAGTATCGCACTGGATTTATAGCTTTACAGTCTTTGCGTTCGCAGGTCTTTTTATGGGGATTTATAATGTCATATTACAAGTTCCCTTTACAGGTTATACGAGGTGGGATTGGACTGTTTTTCTTTTACTTGCAATTGTGCCAACAGTGTCACATGTAATTAATACCTGGCTATTAAATTATGTAAATGCAACGCCAATTTCAATGAGTATTTTAGGAGAACCTGTTGGAGCATCTATACTTGCGTTCTGCTTACTTGGAGAAAAATTAAATGCAATGCAAATTATCGGTAGCATGCTCGTATTGTTTGGTGTATCTGTTTTCTTACTGCAGCAACAAAAGCGAACAGCAAAAAATGTCGTAAACGAGCCGGTGTATACACAGGAATTATAG
- a CDS encoding Ig-like domain-containing protein: MLAAFQQQQTRKFSPITNTSASCLNMQPNPPKISIAPSVISVIGVHMEKHKLKIKTGQNIVLSASILPIQATNKELIWSNMNSDIITIYPKGDTVTITGKSAGKAVVIVTTAEGKFRDLCVIHVQPYMTNPK; this comes from the coding sequence ATGTTAGCAGCTTTCCAGCAACAACAAACACGAAAATTTTCACCTATCACAAATACTTCTGCGTCTTGTTTAAACATGCAACCTAATCCGCCTAAAATTTCAATTGCTCCTTCTGTTATTTCAGTCATCGGTGTTCATATGGAAAAACATAAATTAAAAATAAAAACAGGACAAAACATTGTGTTATCAGCTTCCATTTTGCCAATACAAGCAACGAATAAAGAACTTATTTGGTCAAACATGAATTCTGATATCATCACCATATATCCAAAAGGTGACACCGTAACGATTACTGGAAAAAGTGCAGGTAAAGCAGTCGTAATTGTCACAACTGCTGAAGGCAAATTTCGTGACCTATGTGTCATTCATGTACAACCTTATATGACAAATCCAAAGTAA
- the putP gene encoding sodium/proline symporter PutP has translation MSTQMLTLTSISIYMLGMLVIGYFAYKRTSNLTDYMLGGRTLGPAVTALSAGASDMSGWLLMGLPGAMFSVGLSSSWIAIGLTLGAYANWLYVAPRLRTYSEIANNSITIPEFLEHRFHDKSHMLRLVSGLVIMIFFTFYVASGLVSGAVLFENSFGMNYHVGLFIVAGVVVAYTLFGGFLAVSWTDFVQGIIMVVALILVPIVTIMNSNGLGPAFDTIRSVDPTRLDIFKGASTLGMISLFAWGLGYVGQPHIIVRFMAIASVKELKSARRIGMSWMIFSVVGAMFTGLIGIAYYSQQELTLSNPETIFLELGKILFHPLITGFLLAAILAAIMSTISSQLLVTSSAVTEDLYRTFFKRSASDKELVFVGRMAVLGIALVGCALAFKQNDTILALVGYAGAGFGSSLGPAILLSLYWKRMTKWGALAGMISGAATVIIWTQFKFLRDFLYEMIPGFAISLLAIVIVSLLTQPSKEVEEQFEDFEKQHRHNL, from the coding sequence ATGAGTACGCAGATGTTAACTTTAACTTCGATCTCTATCTACATGCTCGGGATGTTAGTAATTGGCTATTTCGCCTACAAACGAACGTCCAACTTAACAGATTATATGCTTGGCGGGCGTACACTAGGCCCCGCAGTAACAGCATTAAGTGCTGGAGCATCCGATATGAGTGGTTGGCTTTTAATGGGATTACCCGGTGCAATGTTTAGCGTTGGATTAAGTAGTAGTTGGATTGCGATCGGCCTAACACTAGGCGCATACGCAAACTGGCTTTATGTCGCTCCTCGCTTACGTACCTACTCAGAAATTGCAAATAACTCTATTACTATCCCAGAATTTTTGGAACACCGTTTCCACGACAAATCTCATATGCTACGTTTAGTATCTGGACTTGTTATTATGATTTTCTTTACTTTCTATGTAGCTTCAGGATTAGTTTCAGGCGCTGTATTATTTGAAAATTCATTTGGCATGAACTATCATGTTGGATTATTCATTGTAGCAGGCGTTGTTGTAGCTTACACATTATTTGGTGGTTTCTTAGCAGTAAGTTGGACAGACTTCGTGCAAGGAATCATTATGGTAGTTGCTCTTATTCTTGTTCCTATCGTAACAATTATGAATTCGAACGGACTTGGACCTGCATTTGATACAATTCGATCTGTAGATCCAACACGTCTAGATATTTTTAAAGGTGCCTCTACTTTAGGAATGATTTCTCTATTCGCATGGGGCCTTGGTTATGTCGGACAACCTCATATTATCGTACGCTTTATGGCAATCGCTTCTGTAAAAGAACTTAAAAGCGCACGAAGAATTGGTATGAGCTGGATGATTTTCTCTGTTGTCGGAGCTATGTTTACTGGTCTTATTGGTATTGCTTACTATTCACAACAAGAGTTAACATTATCTAACCCAGAAACAATTTTCCTTGAACTTGGGAAAATTTTATTCCACCCACTTATTACTGGATTTTTATTAGCCGCAATTTTAGCAGCGATTATGAGTACAATCTCATCTCAGTTACTCGTTACTTCTAGTGCCGTAACGGAAGACTTATATCGTACATTCTTCAAACGTTCTGCATCTGATAAAGAACTTGTATTTGTCGGTCGTATGGCTGTACTTGGTATTGCATTAGTTGGGTGCGCTTTAGCGTTTAAACAAAATGATACGATTTTAGCTCTTGTTGGATACGCTGGGGCTGGTTTTGGTTCTTCATTGGGACCTGCTATTTTATTAAGCTTATATTGGAAGCGTATGACGAAATGGGGCGCGCTTGCTGGTATGATTTCTGGTGCCGCTACTGTTATTATCTGGACTCAATTCAAATTCTTAAGAGATTTCTTATATGAAATGATTCCAGGTTTCGCTATTAGTTTACTAGCCATCGTAATTGTTAGTTTACTAACACAACCTTCAAAAGAAGTTGAAGAGCAATTTGAGGATTTCGAAAAACAACATCGTCATAATTTATAA
- the trpE gene encoding anthranilate synthase component I, translated as MMTKEEFIKQKRERKTFLVITEEEGDSITPISLYRRMKGKQKFLLESSQLHQDKGRYSYLGCNPYGEVKSVGTEVERTIYGRAEKLQGNVLQVLEEVIAPSQVDSPFPFCGGAVGYIGYDVIRQYENIGADLHDPLNIPEVHLLLYREFIVYDHLRQKLSFVYVCRQDDSADYEEVYERLRVYKEEVLQGEEAEVNTIQSPLSFTSSITEKEFCEMVEMAKEYIRAGDIFQVVLSQRLQSECIGDPFALYRKLRIANPSPYMFYIDFQDYVVLGSSPESLLSVREDKVMTNPIAGTRPRGKTKREDEEIAKELLGNEKERAEHMMLVDLGRNDIGRVSEIGSVTIDKYMKVEKYSHVMHIVSEVYGTLQKQMGGFDALAYCLPAGTVSGAPKIRAMEIINELENEKRNVYAGAVGYVSFSGNLDMALAIRTMVVKDEKAYVQAGAGVVYDSDPVAEYEETLNKARALLEVMK; from the coding sequence ATGATGACGAAAGAAGAATTTATAAAACAAAAAAGAGAGAGAAAGACATTTTTAGTAATCACTGAAGAAGAAGGAGATAGCATTACGCCAATTTCTTTATATAGACGTATGAAAGGGAAGCAGAAATTCTTATTAGAAAGTTCACAGCTTCATCAAGATAAAGGGCGTTATTCTTACTTGGGATGTAATCCTTATGGAGAAGTGAAAAGCGTTGGTACGGAAGTGGAACGAACAATTTACGGCCGGGCAGAAAAGTTACAAGGTAATGTACTGCAAGTGTTAGAAGAAGTAATCGCACCATCACAAGTAGACAGTCCATTTCCATTTTGCGGAGGAGCAGTTGGTTATATTGGATATGATGTCATTCGGCAGTATGAAAACATTGGAGCGGATTTACACGACCCATTAAATATTCCGGAAGTACACCTTTTACTATATCGTGAGTTTATCGTTTACGATCATTTACGCCAAAAGTTGTCGTTTGTATATGTATGCAGGCAAGATGATTCAGCAGATTATGAAGAAGTATACGAAAGGCTACGAGTATACAAAGAGGAAGTGCTACAAGGAGAAGAAGCTGAAGTAAATACAATACAATCCCCATTATCATTTACTTCTTCTATAACGGAAAAAGAGTTTTGTGAGATGGTAGAAATGGCGAAAGAATATATAAGAGCGGGAGACATATTCCAAGTTGTACTGTCACAGCGTTTACAAAGTGAATGTATTGGTGATCCATTCGCGTTATATCGAAAACTTCGAATTGCAAATCCATCACCATATATGTTCTATATCGATTTTCAAGATTATGTTGTACTCGGTTCTTCGCCGGAAAGTTTACTATCAGTAAGGGAGGATAAAGTGATGACGAATCCAATTGCTGGTACAAGGCCGAGGGGGAAAACGAAGAGGGAAGATGAGGAAATCGCAAAAGAACTGTTAGGCAATGAGAAAGAGCGAGCAGAGCATATGATGCTTGTAGATCTTGGGCGAAACGATATTGGTAGAGTGAGTGAAATCGGCTCGGTTACGATAGATAAATATATGAAAGTAGAAAAATATTCTCACGTTATGCACATTGTATCCGAAGTTTACGGAACATTGCAAAAACAAATGGGCGGATTTGATGCGTTAGCGTATTGCTTACCAGCAGGGACGGTTTCTGGAGCTCCGAAAATTAGAGCGATGGAAATTATAAATGAACTAGAGAATGAAAAAAGAAATGTATACGCTGGTGCAGTTGGATACGTTAGTTTTTCAGGAAATCTTGATATGGCGCTCGCCATTCGAACGATGGTCGTAAAGGATGAAAAAGCATACGTTCAGGCAGGAGCAGGAGTCGTTTACGATTCAGATCCAGTAGCTGAATATGAAGAAACATTAAATAAAGCGAGAGCGCTTTTGGAGGTAATGAAATGA
- a CDS encoding aminodeoxychorismate/anthranilate synthase component II, protein MIVLIDNYDSFTYNLYQLLGEHEEEIVVVRNDEIMIEQLEEMNPTGIVLSPGPGKPEDAGICIEVIRHFYKNVPILGICLGHQAIISAFGGDIVRAERIKHGKTSRVKHNGTSIFSYVTQPLTAMRSHSLVAAQTSLPECFLILATAMDDGEIMAVRHNYYPLFGLQFHPESIAPEEGGKLIRAFLTEVKEEERV, encoded by the coding sequence ATGATTGTACTTATCGATAATTACGATTCGTTCACATATAACTTGTATCAACTGTTAGGCGAACATGAAGAAGAAATTGTAGTTGTAAGAAATGATGAAATAATGATAGAACAGTTAGAAGAGATGAATCCAACAGGAATTGTGCTTTCACCAGGACCAGGAAAACCAGAGGATGCTGGTATTTGTATCGAAGTGATTCGTCATTTTTATAAGAACGTTCCCATATTAGGTATTTGCCTTGGTCATCAGGCGATTATATCAGCATTTGGAGGAGACATTGTTAGAGCAGAACGTATTAAACATGGAAAAACATCACGCGTGAAACATAATGGAACGTCAATTTTTTCATACGTTACACAGCCTTTAACAGCGATGCGCTCCCATTCCCTTGTCGCAGCGCAAACGAGCTTGCCAGAGTGTTTTCTCATATTAGCGACAGCGATGGACGATGGAGAAATTATGGCAGTTCGTCACAATTATTATCCGCTATTCGGATTACAGTTTCATCCGGAATCAATCGCGCCAGAAGAAGGCGGAAAGTTAATACGTGCCTTTTTAACAGAAGTGAAGGAGGAGGAAAGAGTATGA